In the Qipengyuania gelatinilytica genome, CTTCCCGGCGCCGACAAGGAATGGGAAGTGATGGCGATCGAATATGCGTAGCCCCGCCCTCCTGACGCTGGCGGCCGTGGCCGCAATCGCAGCCCCGCTCTCTGCCAAGGAAAGCCTCGGCATTTTTTCCGACTGGGGCGCATTCCGCGATCCGTCGGTGCCGCGCTGCTATGCCATTGCCGAGGCCGAGGAGAGCCGCTTTTCGCGCGAGTTCGAACCCTATGCCACGATCGGGACATGGCCTGCACGGCGCCTGCGCGGACAGGTCCATTTCCGCCTGTCGCGCGCAATCCGCGAGAGAAGCCGCGTTTCGCTGCGTATCGGGCGCCAGACCTTCACCCTCACCGGCGGCAAGGCCGATGCCTGGGCGCAGAACCCGACGATGGACGCTGCGATCGTGGCTGCAATGCGCTCTGCCGAGACCATGACGGTCCGCGGGACGGATACGCGCGGGCGACGCTTCGCGGACAGCTACTCGCTCGCCGGGTCGGCCACTGCAATGGATGCGGCCACCCTCGCCTGCCCCCGGCGATAGCCAAGAAAAAGGGCCGGAAGCAAAGCGCTCCCGACCCGATTTCATTTCATGTTTTGCGTCGCTTAGAAGCGCAGACCGAAACCGGCCATGACCTGGTGGCGGTCGATGTCGATGTCGCCAACCTGCACATCGGGCGCATTTCCTTCGAACTTGATCGTGGCATCGCCATAGTTCGAGTAGCGGTATTCCAC is a window encoding:
- a CDS encoding invasion associated locus B family protein, giving the protein MRSPALLTLAAVAAIAAPLSAKESLGIFSDWGAFRDPSVPRCYAIAEAEESRFSREFEPYATIGTWPARRLRGQVHFRLSRAIRERSRVSLRIGRQTFTLTGGKADAWAQNPTMDAAIVAAMRSAETMTVRGTDTRGRRFADSYSLAGSATAMDAATLACPRR